A stretch of Endozoicomonas sp. SCSIO W0465 DNA encodes these proteins:
- a CDS encoding IS1595 family transposase, producing the protein MCKNTIQFQKGLGIMQFLANYGSEEQCENALSSWRWPDGFQCPKCGSRSFCKLHRKAEFQCNCCRCQTSLTSNTIFDSTKLPLATWFLGIYLVTQNKAGISCLTLHRQLGISYNAALRMKHKLMQVMMERDNSWQLSGFVQIDDAYWGGERHGGRRGRGSENKAPFVAAVQTDADNHPIYMKFNAVDNFRRKTIQEWAEHALKKGVRAVSDGLSCFRGIEDAGCQHTAIITGGGHASMENELFTWVNTMLGNVKTAITGTYHKLDPKHLGRYLSEFNYRFNRRFDMPSMISRLGRAAVNTAPMPDRLLKLPDVQWKPG; encoded by the coding sequence ATGTGTAAAAACACCATTCAGTTCCAAAAAGGCCTTGGCATTATGCAATTTCTGGCTAATTACGGCAGTGAAGAGCAGTGTGAGAACGCGCTGTCCTCTTGGCGCTGGCCAGATGGCTTCCAATGCCCGAAGTGTGGCTCCCGCAGTTTCTGCAAGCTTCACCGGAAAGCTGAATTCCAGTGCAATTGCTGCCGTTGCCAAACCTCGCTTACCAGTAACACTATCTTTGACTCAACAAAGCTGCCTCTAGCTACCTGGTTTCTGGGTATCTATCTCGTCACCCAGAATAAAGCGGGGATTTCTTGCCTGACGCTTCATCGACAACTTGGCATTTCCTACAATGCCGCATTGCGCATGAAACACAAACTCATGCAGGTCATGATGGAAAGAGATAACAGCTGGCAGTTGAGTGGTTTTGTTCAGATTGATGACGCCTATTGGGGCGGAGAGCGCCACGGAGGCCGCCGGGGCAGAGGCTCAGAGAACAAAGCCCCCTTCGTGGCCGCAGTTCAGACAGATGCTGATAACCACCCTATCTACATGAAGTTCAATGCCGTTGATAACTTCCGGCGAAAAACCATTCAGGAGTGGGCAGAACATGCCCTGAAAAAGGGTGTCCGGGCCGTCAGCGATGGCTTGTCCTGTTTCCGGGGTATTGAAGATGCCGGATGCCAGCACACAGCCATCATTACCGGTGGTGGGCATGCATCCATGGAGAATGAGTTGTTCACCTGGGTAAATACCATGCTGGGAAACGTGAAAACAGCGATTACCGGTACTTACCATAAGCTCGACCCCAAGCATCTGGGCCGTTATCTATCAGAGTTCAACTATCGGTTTAACCGGCGTTTTGATATGCCTTCAATGATCTCAAGGCTAGGTCGGGCTGCAGTCAATACAGCACCGATGCCGGATCGACTTCTCAAACTGCCAGACGTCCAGTGGAAACCGGGTTAG
- a CDS encoding chaperone modulator CbpM, whose protein sequence is MSDTQTTYLSFTEVCLQTGVAEETVIEIIEQGIVDPLGASPGEWRFSPAMVLLTRKAVRLHDDLDVDWPGIALAIELLGKLDQLREENRHLKRRLSRFMSG, encoded by the coding sequence ATGAGCGATACACAAACCACCTACCTGAGTTTCACCGAAGTTTGTCTGCAGACCGGTGTAGCAGAAGAGACGGTCATCGAAATTATCGAGCAGGGAATTGTAGACCCCCTCGGTGCTTCACCCGGCGAATGGCGATTCAGCCCGGCCATGGTGCTACTGACCAGAAAAGCGGTGCGCCTGCACGATGATCTTGATGTAGACTGGCCGGGTATAGCCTTGGCTATCGAGTTATTGGGAAAACTGGATCAGCTTCGGGAAGAAAACCGCCACCTCAAACGGCGTTTGAGTCGCTTTATGAGTGGTTAG
- the cbpA gene encoding curved DNA-binding protein — MEFKDYYKILGVAPDADKKTIKNAYRKLARKYHPDVSDHRDAENQFKEVAEAYEVLKDDGKRAEYDEIRQYGGAHQGFRPPPGWEPSDFRGGGGSHFQGDFSDFFSSVFGGGTEAGSSDFGRRRTYNQRGQDIETEMPVFLEDTLSEESKTISYSLPHYDEHGQVTEVNKTLKVKIPSGVTDGELIRLKGQGAPGIGDGSSGDLYLRIRLVPHPLFDVEGHNLIITLPLAPWEAALGAKVTLPTLSGKINLTIPANSQSGQRLRVKGKGLPGKQVQGDLYAVLKIVMPKSNDSIKEHWQLLAEQAPFEPRAEWSEVP; from the coding sequence ATGGAATTCAAAGACTACTACAAGATTCTGGGCGTAGCGCCTGATGCTGATAAGAAGACGATAAAGAACGCCTACCGAAAGCTGGCCAGGAAGTATCACCCGGATGTTAGTGACCACCGCGATGCTGAAAATCAGTTCAAGGAGGTTGCGGAAGCCTATGAAGTACTGAAAGACGACGGGAAACGTGCAGAGTACGATGAGATTCGTCAGTATGGAGGAGCTCATCAGGGGTTTCGCCCGCCACCCGGCTGGGAACCCTCCGATTTCCGGGGCGGTGGGGGAAGTCATTTCCAGGGGGATTTTTCGGACTTTTTTTCGTCTGTTTTTGGCGGTGGCACAGAAGCCGGCTCCAGTGATTTTGGACGACGCAGAACTTATAACCAGAGAGGGCAGGATATAGAGACCGAGATGCCTGTTTTTCTTGAAGACACACTATCCGAAGAGTCCAAAACCATCTCCTACAGTCTGCCCCATTATGATGAGCACGGACAGGTTACCGAGGTGAATAAAACTCTTAAGGTAAAAATCCCCTCCGGCGTTACCGATGGTGAGCTGATCCGGTTGAAAGGTCAGGGGGCTCCGGGTATCGGTGATGGTAGTAGCGGCGATCTGTATTTGCGCATCAGGCTGGTACCACATCCACTGTTTGATGTGGAAGGGCATAACCTGATTATTACCCTTCCCCTTGCTCCCTGGGAGGCCGCCCTCGGTGCCAAGGTGACACTGCCGACGCTGTCAGGCAAGATTAATCTTACCATTCCGGCCAATAGTCAGAGTGGTCAGCGCTTGCGGGTAAAAGGCAAAGGCCTGCCCGGTAAACAGGTACAGGGGGATCTTTATGCAGTGCTAAAAATTGTTATGCCCAAAAGCAACGACAGCATTAAGGAGCATTGGCAGCTGCTGGCAGAACAGGCCCCCTTCGAACCGCGAGCTGAGTGGAGTGAAGTCCCATGA
- a CDS encoding IS1595 family transposase, producing the protein MQSELFQNFIDSISTLTSEQRDILNNSLLSTQIEVTEVVETTDSEPVYSESIPNNDNATPDVEKSILAQFAENPRCPKCKSHSVGRWGIRNGRQRYHCKTCDSTFNAFSGTPLARLRHPEKWNKYLAGMTHSMVLRPAAAENAIDLKTAFRWRHRFLEVINNDQAEELCGITELDETFFRESFKGQREGLPRPTRKRGNDPNKARKVPVMVARDRNRNTVDGVLENESANELCRHLNGRISIQATVCADAHLAHEKLADKLGFVFKELVTSAGQHVVEGIYHIQTVNSYHSHLKRWIGGVFQGVATRYLPHYLAWRRELTAAKKLTVGRLISRITEHWCFQPLTVT; encoded by the coding sequence ATGCAATCTGAACTCTTCCAGAATTTTATTGATTCCATTTCAACATTAACCAGTGAACAGCGAGACATTCTTAACAACTCGCTCCTTAGTACTCAAATAGAGGTTACCGAGGTAGTAGAAACCACTGACTCTGAACCTGTTTACAGTGAATCTATACCCAATAACGATAATGCAACACCTGACGTAGAAAAGAGCATACTTGCCCAATTTGCCGAAAACCCCAGGTGCCCCAAATGCAAAAGCCATAGCGTTGGTCGCTGGGGCATACGAAATGGCCGACAGCGCTACCACTGCAAGACTTGCGACTCAACGTTTAACGCCTTTAGTGGAACGCCTTTGGCAAGGCTCAGGCACCCTGAAAAATGGAACAAGTACCTCGCAGGTATGACTCACTCTATGGTCTTGCGACCAGCTGCTGCTGAGAATGCCATTGACTTGAAAACTGCGTTCCGCTGGCGTCACCGCTTTCTTGAAGTGATTAATAATGATCAAGCAGAAGAGCTTTGTGGCATTACTGAGCTTGATGAAACATTTTTCCGTGAATCCTTCAAAGGGCAAAGAGAAGGCCTTCCACGGCCAACCCGAAAGCGGGGTAATGATCCCAACAAAGCCCGAAAAGTCCCGGTAATGGTGGCTCGGGACCGTAATCGAAATACCGTTGACGGTGTATTAGAAAACGAAAGTGCTAATGAATTGTGCAGGCATTTAAATGGCCGCATATCGATACAGGCCACGGTCTGTGCGGATGCACACCTCGCTCACGAAAAACTTGCTGACAAGCTTGGATTTGTCTTCAAGGAGCTGGTGACATCAGCAGGTCAACATGTTGTTGAAGGCATCTACCACATCCAGACTGTAAATTCTTATCACAGTCATTTAAAACGCTGGATTGGCGGCGTATTCCAAGGGGTTGCAACTCGTTACCTTCCCCATTATCTGGCCTGGAGGCGAGAACTGACGGCAGCAAAAAAATTAACTGTTGGCCGGTTGATCAGCAGAATTACTGAACATTGGTGCTTCCAACCATTAACGGTAACTTAG